The following coding sequences are from one Paenibacillus sp. JDR-2 window:
- a CDS encoding NAD kinase, producing MKYAVIDRGDQLSKSLAERFHQLAAERGLKRHDETPDIIVSIGGDGTLLQAFHKYTERVTDVSFVGIHTGHLGFYADWKADELETLVTLMAEETPHLVRYPLAEIAVETDEQNYYYLALNEFTLKGVDATLVVQLSVNDESFEMFRGDGIVISTPSGSTAYNKSVGGAIVHPSIESLQIAEIASINNRVYRTLGSSFLLPQHHHCDIISKKEQRLLLTIDHLSLQRTDIRSIRCSVSTRKVSFARYRPFPFWNRVRDAFVDM from the coding sequence TTGAAATATGCAGTCATCGATCGTGGCGATCAATTATCGAAATCATTAGCGGAGCGATTCCATCAGCTGGCGGCAGAACGCGGACTTAAGCGTCATGACGAAACACCGGACATCATTGTGTCTATCGGCGGAGACGGAACGCTGCTCCAGGCTTTCCACAAATATACCGAACGGGTAACCGATGTATCCTTTGTTGGTATTCATACGGGTCATCTTGGCTTTTACGCCGACTGGAAAGCAGATGAATTAGAGACGCTTGTCACCTTGATGGCGGAAGAAACGCCCCATCTCGTCCGTTATCCGCTTGCGGAAATCGCGGTGGAGACCGATGAGCAAAATTATTACTACCTGGCGCTAAACGAATTTACGCTAAAAGGCGTTGACGCTACTCTCGTCGTACAGCTTAGCGTTAACGATGAGTCTTTCGAAATGTTCCGGGGAGACGGAATCGTCATTTCCACCCCGTCTGGAAGCACGGCTTACAACAAAAGCGTCGGCGGCGCTATCGTTCACCCGTCCATTGAATCGCTGCAGATTGCCGAGATCGCGTCGATTAACAACCGCGTGTACCGGACGCTTGGATCGTCGTTCCTGCTGCCGCAGCATCATCACTGCGATATTATTTCGAAAAAGGAACAGCGCTTGCTGCTAACGATCGATCATCTCAGTCTTCAACGGACCGATATCCGCTCCATACGCTGCAGTGTCTCTACCCGCAAGGTCAGCTTTGCAAGGTACCGTCCGTTCCCGTTCTGGAACCGCGTCCGTGATGCATTTGTCGATATGTGA
- the ylbJ gene encoding sporulation integral membrane protein YlbJ, which translates to MLRTLTRPASITGLIALLIVLLMAVFPSQTLESALRGLSIWWQVLFPALFPFFVISELLLGFGIVHFFGKLLDPLMRPLFRLPGIGSFVVTMGYVSGYPVGARLTAQLWEQGLVKRAEGERLVAFTTTSDPIFLIGAVSVGFFHNAALAPVLAVAHYGGAFIIGLLMRFHDRHEPVTESLRRAPSRRSSRLVEATKAMHEARLLDGRSLGKLLQDSIQSALRLMMVVGGLVVFFSVVMELLTHAGVVEALAEGLRLLFGAVGLPAKLADAIVFGLFEVTLGARAAGEAGTGLMHQAAIAAWILSWGGLSVHAQVLSLLSRTDLRYMPLMLARLAHAFISVALVYLLWGWLAP; encoded by the coding sequence ATGCTCCGAACGCTTACCCGGCCGGCATCGATAACCGGCCTTATCGCCTTGCTCATCGTCCTGCTGATGGCCGTGTTCCCCTCCCAAACTCTCGAGTCGGCGCTGCGGGGATTATCGATATGGTGGCAGGTCTTATTCCCGGCCCTTTTCCCTTTCTTCGTTATTTCCGAGCTGCTGCTCGGCTTCGGGATTGTCCATTTCTTCGGCAAGCTGCTAGATCCGTTGATGAGGCCATTATTTCGCCTTCCTGGCATCGGAAGCTTTGTCGTGACGATGGGATATGTATCCGGCTATCCGGTTGGGGCAAGGCTTACCGCCCAGCTGTGGGAGCAGGGCCTTGTCAAACGCGCGGAGGGCGAGCGGCTTGTTGCTTTTACGACAACATCGGATCCGATCTTTCTGATCGGTGCAGTGTCGGTCGGTTTTTTCCACAATGCCGCACTCGCTCCCGTGCTTGCAGTCGCCCACTATGGCGGTGCTTTTATTATCGGACTTCTCATGCGGTTCCATGACCGCCACGAGCCGGTTACCGAATCCCTAAGGCGGGCGCCTTCACGCCGGAGCTCCCGGCTGGTTGAAGCAACCAAAGCGATGCATGAAGCCAGGCTTCTGGATGGCCGAAGTCTCGGCAAGCTGCTGCAGGACAGCATTCAATCCGCGCTGCGTCTTATGATGGTTGTAGGCGGACTTGTCGTTTTTTTCTCCGTTGTGATGGAGCTTCTCACTCATGCTGGCGTTGTTGAGGCATTGGCCGAAGGGCTGCGGTTACTGTTCGGCGCTGTTGGGCTTCCGGCGAAGCTGGCCGACGCCATAGTGTTTGGCTTATTCGAGGTAACGCTTGGTGCGCGGGCTGCGGGGGAAGCAGGTACCGGATTGATGCATCAGGCCGCTATTGCCGCATGGATTTTGTCTTGGGGAGGGCTTTCCGTTCATGCCCAGGTGCTAAGCTTGCTAAGCCGCACGGATCTGCGTTATATGCCGCTAATGCTGGCCCGCCTGGCTCATGCTTTTATCTCCGTTGCACTCGTTTATTTACTATGGGGATGGCTCGCACCTTAA
- a CDS encoding globin produces the protein MNRNISLYEAIGGAETLRRIVESFYPKVQAHELLGPLFPENIIPVMEKQIMFLTQFFGGPTLFSDEYGHPMMRARHMPFPITPKHAEAWLDCMKRALQEASGLDEELQAYIIERLSGPANHFVNTPE, from the coding sequence ATGAATAGGAATATAAGCCTTTATGAAGCAATTGGTGGAGCTGAGACTTTAAGACGAATCGTTGAGTCTTTTTACCCTAAGGTGCAGGCGCATGAGCTGCTTGGTCCACTATTTCCGGAAAACATCATCCCCGTTATGGAGAAGCAGATTATGTTTTTAACGCAGTTTTTTGGAGGACCTACGCTGTTTTCCGATGAATACGGCCATCCAATGATGCGGGCGCGGCATATGCCTTTTCCGATCACGCCGAAGCATGCGGAAGCCTGGCTTGATTGCATGAAGCGGGCACTGCAGGAGGCTTCCGGCCTCGATGAAGAGCTTCAAGCGTACATTATTGAGAGATTGTCAGGTCCGGCCAACCATTTTGTGAACACACCCGAATAG
- a CDS encoding DUF2225 domain-containing protein, whose translation MEPLYQTKMNCICCETIFTTSRVRPSFKKAVAIDSDFCGYYRAEANPEFYVVRVCPTCGFATTENGTQRLTERQRKEYLEQIGSRWTPYDYGGERDAAQAMKVYKLALLSAQAVEEKPRVIAGILHHIAWLYRYEGNQQEELRFMRFALQAYIKVYEEEGSQLNNAKLMYIIGELNRRTGELSEAVKWFSRIVSDKRIMDEAMIRRSREQWQLIREQLEQGQPVSPAAATGENEAPVQTTA comes from the coding sequence ATGGAGCCGCTCTATCAGACAAAGATGAATTGCATTTGCTGTGAGACCATCTTTACGACATCACGAGTTCGCCCAAGCTTTAAAAAAGCGGTGGCTATCGATTCTGATTTTTGCGGTTATTACCGGGCGGAAGCAAATCCGGAGTTTTACGTAGTCCGGGTCTGTCCGACTTGCGGATTTGCAACAACGGAGAATGGTACGCAAAGGCTTACCGAGCGGCAGCGCAAAGAATATTTGGAGCAGATCGGCTCACGCTGGACTCCATATGATTATGGCGGTGAACGCGATGCGGCGCAGGCGATGAAGGTGTACAAGCTGGCCCTATTGTCGGCGCAGGCGGTTGAGGAAAAGCCTAGGGTTATAGCGGGTATTCTGCATCATATTGCATGGTTATACCGTTACGAGGGAAATCAGCAGGAGGAGCTGCGTTTTATGCGGTTCGCTCTCCAGGCATATATTAAGGTCTACGAGGAAGAAGGCTCGCAATTAAACAATGCGAAGCTGATGTATATTATCGGGGAACTCAACCGGCGAACGGGCGAGCTGTCGGAAGCGGTAAAATGGTTCTCGCGTATTGTCAGCGACAAGCGCATTATGGATGAGGCCATGATCCGGCGGAGCCGCGAGCAATGGCAGCTTATCCGGGAACAGCTGGAGCAGGGGCAGCCGGTATCGCCGGCCGCTGCGACGGGAGAGAATGAAGCTCCCGTGCAGACGACGGCGTAA
- a CDS encoding YycC family protein: MSQPLQISPETAIKLSKQLGVPLEHLMHMPKHILLQKLTELAKAEAEAGKPSESAPGTEESSS, encoded by the coding sequence ATGTCACAACCCTTGCAAATTTCACCCGAAACAGCAATCAAGTTGTCCAAGCAGCTTGGCGTGCCGCTCGAGCATTTAATGCATATGCCTAAACATATATTACTGCAGAAGCTGACCGAACTGGCAAAAGCGGAAGCAGAGGCTGGAAAACCGTCTGAATCCGCTCCTGGTACGGAGGAGTCGTCCTCATGA
- a CDS encoding M3 family oligoendopeptidase: protein MTTSNYPMKWDLETFYEGGSGSAAFASELVGIEKDVAELDRLLSDSSLEAKKKIEDTTAILQSVLIRLRQSESFVECLQAQNMKDSAASGLSDRVKTISAKLLGALTRYDNELRQIGDEEWAGIVSDGPLGEIAFSLSERRELAKEKLAPELEALAGDLAVDGYHGWGALYDLIVSRAKFTDIGENGEEKVLSAGQMFNRLSDGDRSVRIRAFAEWEREWGDAAELCADALNRLAGFRLKLYGKRGWESVLKEPLQINRMSEDTFNAMWSAINEGKPKLVRYLERKAKLLGLEKLDWHDVSAPLGSSARTISFDEGAKFIVEQFRKFSPDMADFSEVAFRDAWIEAEDRAGKRPGGFCTSFPKSRQTRIFMTYSGTADNVSTLAHELGHAYHQYVMDDLPALSQEYAMNVAETASTFAELIVSDSAMKTAVDREEKLGLLEDKIQNAVAFFMNIHARVLFETRFYEERKQGIVPVEKLNSLMEEAQREAFSGALGELHPHFWASKLHFYITSVPFYNFPYTFGYLFSAGIYARALEEGPAFAERYVQLLRDTGRMTVEELAKKHLGVNLEEADFWRDAVELTTKDIDLFLELTE from the coding sequence ATGACGACTAGCAATTATCCAATGAAATGGGATTTGGAGACGTTTTATGAAGGAGGCTCGGGTTCGGCCGCTTTCGCCAGTGAATTGGTCGGCATCGAGAAGGATGTGGCAGAGCTGGACCGGCTGCTGTCCGACAGTTCCCTGGAGGCCAAGAAAAAGATTGAAGATACGACGGCTATTCTGCAGTCCGTGCTGATCCGTCTGCGTCAATCGGAATCATTCGTTGAATGCCTGCAGGCACAAAATATGAAAGACTCCGCGGCTAGCGGCTTAAGCGACCGCGTAAAAACGATCAGCGCCAAGCTGCTTGGAGCGTTAACGCGTTACGATAATGAGCTTCGCCAGATTGGCGATGAGGAATGGGCCGGTATCGTTAGCGACGGTCCGCTTGGCGAGATCGCATTCAGCTTGTCCGAACGCCGCGAGCTGGCGAAGGAAAAGCTTGCTCCTGAGCTTGAAGCGCTCGCCGGCGATCTTGCGGTTGACGGTTATCACGGCTGGGGAGCTCTGTACGATCTGATCGTATCCCGTGCGAAGTTTACGGATATCGGCGAGAACGGTGAAGAGAAGGTTCTATCCGCAGGACAAATGTTCAACCGGCTGTCGGACGGCGATCGTTCGGTCCGTATCCGTGCTTTTGCCGAATGGGAACGCGAGTGGGGCGATGCCGCGGAGCTGTGTGCGGATGCGCTTAACCGTCTTGCAGGCTTCAGACTGAAGCTGTACGGCAAACGCGGCTGGGAATCGGTGTTGAAGGAGCCGCTGCAAATTAACCGGATGTCCGAGGATACCTTCAACGCGATGTGGTCGGCGATCAACGAAGGCAAGCCGAAGCTTGTCCGTTACCTGGAACGGAAGGCGAAGCTGTTGGGTCTGGAAAAGCTGGATTGGCATGATGTCAGCGCGCCGCTTGGTTCTTCGGCACGAACAATAAGCTTTGACGAAGGTGCGAAGTTTATCGTGGAGCAGTTCCGCAAGTTCAGCCCGGATATGGCGGATTTCTCGGAAGTGGCCTTCCGTGACGCCTGGATCGAAGCGGAAGACCGTGCGGGCAAGCGCCCCGGCGGTTTCTGTACTTCTTTCCCTAAGAGCCGCCAGACGCGGATTTTCATGACCTACTCGGGCACTGCGGATAACGTTTCGACGCTTGCCCATGAGCTTGGACATGCGTACCATCAATATGTCATGGACGATCTGCCGGCGCTGTCGCAGGAATACGCGATGAACGTAGCGGAGACGGCATCCACTTTTGCCGAGCTTATCGTATCGGATTCGGCGATGAAGACGGCTGTTGACCGCGAAGAAAAGCTGGGCCTCCTGGAGGACAAAATCCAGAACGCCGTTGCGTTCTTTATGAACATCCATGCCCGGGTATTGTTCGAAACGCGCTTCTATGAGGAGCGTAAGCAAGGTATCGTACCGGTAGAGAAGCTGAACAGTCTCATGGAAGAAGCTCAGCGCGAAGCATTCAGCGGAGCGCTTGGCGAGCTGCATCCGCATTTCTGGGCCTCCAAGCTTCACTTCTATATTACAAGCGTACCGTTCTACAACTTCCCGTATACGTTTGGCTACCTGTTCAGCGCGGGAATCTATGCACGCGCTCTGGAGGAAGGACCGGCGTTCGCGGAACGTTACGTGCAGCTTCTGCGCGATACCGGCCGCATGACGGTAGAGGAGCTGGCGAAAAAGCATCTTGGCGTCAACCTCGAAGAAGCCGATTTCTGGCGCGATGCGGTTGAGCTTACAACGAAGGATATCGACCTATTCCTGGAATTGACGGAATAG
- a CDS encoding CBS domain-containing protein, producing the protein MLELVKKHAPITGEQLAEYMGVSRPTLRSDLSLLVMLNLLDAKPKVGYFLGEAYRSTDDTATRQRFDNIKVHEIQGVPVNIPETLSVQDAVITLFTENANTLLIVDENKNLAGIVTPKDLLKITLGNPGAGAIPVSMVMTRYPNIVTLVPEESVSDAIRKMMLHQVDCLPVIIPGEGGAEISGWVSKSNIIRLMSDIATAAELGD; encoded by the coding sequence TTGCTTGAGCTCGTTAAAAAGCATGCGCCGATTACAGGGGAGCAGCTTGCGGAGTATATGGGCGTCAGCCGCCCAACGCTGCGCTCGGACCTGTCCCTGCTTGTGATGCTGAACCTGCTTGACGCGAAGCCGAAGGTTGGCTATTTTCTCGGTGAAGCCTACCGTTCGACCGACGACACGGCAACGCGTCAGCGCTTTGACAATATCAAGGTTCACGAGATCCAGGGGGTTCCGGTCAATATTCCGGAGACGTTATCCGTACAGGATGCGGTTATCACCTTGTTCACGGAGAACGCCAACACGCTGCTGATCGTGGACGAGAACAAGAATCTCGCGGGTATCGTGACTCCCAAGGATCTGCTGAAGATCACGCTTGGTAATCCGGGCGCAGGTGCCATACCGGTCAGCATGGTGATGACGCGTTATCCGAATATCGTTACGCTTGTTCCTGAAGAATCCGTTTCGGATGCGATTCGAAAAATGATGCTCCATCAAGTTGACTGCCTGCCGGTTATTATTCCCGGTGAAGGCGGAGCGGAAATTAGCGGATGGGTGTCGAAATCGAACATTATCCGGCTGATGTCGGATATTGCAACAGCTGCGGAACTGGGGGATTAG
- a CDS encoding pyruvate, water dikinase regulatory protein: protein MSEQIIYVCSDAVGETAEAVAKATLRQFASDHVKIKRFGHVKTEEEVIQIVAEAARTGGFISYTLVQPELRELMKEESFRWGVRAVDVMGPMMQAFVDTFGSSPKRKPGLLHSIDDDYYRRMEAIEFAVKYDDGKDARGLMQAQVVLIGVSRTSKTPLSIFLSHKGIKTANLPLMPEVKPPAELTPAPGRLIVGLTMKPEHLLHIRTERLKTLGLPESAQYASMERIMEELAYASSVMEAFQCPVIDVTNRAIEETAGLIIEQLS from the coding sequence ATGTCAGAGCAAATTATCTACGTTTGTTCAGATGCGGTAGGGGAGACAGCAGAAGCCGTCGCGAAAGCGACCTTGCGGCAGTTCGCATCCGATCATGTCAAGATTAAACGGTTCGGCCACGTAAAGACCGAAGAGGAAGTTATCCAGATTGTTGCTGAAGCCGCCCGTACCGGCGGGTTTATCAGCTATACGCTTGTTCAGCCGGAGCTGCGCGAGCTAATGAAGGAAGAATCGTTCCGCTGGGGAGTACGGGCGGTTGACGTAATGGGCCCGATGATGCAGGCTTTTGTTGACACATTCGGCAGTTCTCCAAAACGTAAGCCTGGACTTCTCCATTCCATCGACGACGATTATTACCGCCGGATGGAAGCGATCGAGTTTGCCGTTAAATACGACGACGGCAAGGATGCCCGCGGCCTGATGCAGGCTCAAGTGGTGCTCATCGGCGTATCGAGGACGTCCAAGACTCCGCTGAGCATCTTCTTGTCCCATAAAGGAATCAAGACGGCCAATCTGCCTCTTATGCCGGAGGTCAAACCACCTGCCGAGCTTACGCCGGCACCGGGCCGTTTAATTGTAGGGCTTACGATGAAGCCTGAGCATTTGCTGCATATCCGGACTGAACGTCTCAAGACGCTAGGCCTTCCGGAGTCCGCGCAATATGCTTCCATGGAGCGGATTATGGAGGAACTCGCCTACGCTTCCAGCGTGATGGAGGCATTCCAATGCCCGGTTATAGATGTTACGAATCGCGCGATTGAAGAGACCGCGGGACTTATTATCGAGCAATTATCTTAG
- the glpX gene encoding class II fructose-bisphosphatase, which produces MLERELSLELVRVTELAALAASPWMGRGDKNSADGAATEAMRSMFDTVSIRGTVVIGEGEMDEAPMLYIGEQVGSMQGPEVDVAVDPLEGTEIVARGLNNAMAVLAVAGKGQLLHAPDMYMEKLAVGPELAGKLSLKDPIRITLEKAALALDKPITDLTVMILDRERHADITRDLREAGVRIKFLSDGDVAGALAPSFPEAGIDLYVGSGGAPEGVLAAAALKCLGGEIQGRLIPESEEQYERCVSMGLTDPRKILNINDMVGTGDVIFAATGVTPGEFLGGVRYMPEQRAETHSMVMRAQTRTVRYVKSLHYLPNKPLLRK; this is translated from the coding sequence ATGTTAGAACGCGAATTGTCTTTAGAGCTAGTTCGAGTCACGGAGCTTGCGGCGCTAGCCGCTTCCCCTTGGATGGGCCGGGGAGATAAGAACAGCGCCGATGGCGCAGCAACCGAAGCGATGCGGAGCATGTTTGATACGGTATCAATCCGTGGTACGGTTGTTATAGGCGAAGGAGAAATGGATGAAGCCCCGATGCTCTACATCGGCGAGCAGGTCGGCAGCATGCAGGGACCCGAGGTTGATGTTGCTGTTGATCCGCTCGAAGGAACGGAGATCGTTGCGCGGGGACTCAATAACGCAATGGCCGTATTGGCTGTTGCAGGCAAAGGCCAGCTCCTTCACGCGCCTGACATGTATATGGAAAAGCTTGCGGTTGGACCGGAGCTTGCCGGCAAGCTGTCGCTGAAGGACCCGATCCGCATAACGCTGGAGAAGGCGGCACTGGCGCTGGATAAGCCAATCACGGACCTGACCGTAATGATACTGGACCGTGAGCGCCATGCGGATATAACCCGCGATTTAAGAGAAGCGGGCGTCCGGATCAAGTTTTTATCGGACGGGGATGTCGCTGGAGCGCTTGCGCCTTCTTTTCCGGAAGCGGGTATCGATCTTTATGTTGGCTCGGGCGGTGCGCCCGAAGGGGTGCTTGCGGCAGCTGCGCTCAAGTGCCTTGGCGGTGAAATTCAAGGCAGGCTGATTCCCGAAAGCGAGGAGCAATATGAACGCTGCGTCTCTATGGGACTGACGGATCCTCGCAAAATATTAAATATCAACGATATGGTAGGGACCGGGGATGTTATCTTTGCGGCGACCGGCGTAACGCCCGGAGAGTTCCTAGGCGGTGTGCGCTATATGCCGGAACAGCGCGCGGAGACGCATTCCATGGTCATGCGGGCACAGACGCGTACCGTGAGGTATGTGAAGTCGCTTCATTATTTACCGAATAAACCTCTATTGCGCAAATAA
- the ndk gene encoding nucleoside-diphosphate kinase yields the protein MERTFVMVKPDGVKRGLIGSIVARFEHKGFRLIQAKLIEIDTPLAERHYSEHAAKPFFGELVEFITSGPSFAMVWEGPGAVKNARTLIGRTNPTDADAGTIRGDYALSVESNIVHGSDSVESAEREIGMFFGGQL from the coding sequence ATGGAACGAACCTTTGTCATGGTGAAGCCCGATGGTGTGAAGCGTGGATTAATCGGCAGCATAGTAGCAAGATTCGAGCACAAAGGCTTTAGGCTCATACAGGCCAAATTGATCGAGATCGATACGCCGCTGGCAGAGCGCCATTACAGCGAGCACGCGGCGAAGCCTTTCTTTGGCGAACTCGTCGAGTTCATTACTTCCGGTCCTTCTTTCGCCATGGTCTGGGAAGGCCCCGGTGCCGTAAAAAACGCCCGTACCCTAATCGGCCGCACGAATCCTACGGATGCCGATGCCGGTACGATTCGCGGCGATTACGCATTAAGCGTAGAGAGCAATATAGTTCATGGCTCCGATTCCGTTGAGAGCGCGGAACGCGAGATCGGGATGTTTTTTGGCGGACAGCTATGA
- the fsa gene encoding fructose-6-phosphate aldolase, whose protein sequence is MKFFLDTANVEEIRRIARLGLVDGVTTNPSLIAKEGRDFKEVIQEIAGFIHGPISAEVIGTTSEEMLMEAFDIADWAPNIVIKLPMTEDGLYATRALSEKGIKTNVTLIFTAAQGLIAAKAGATYISPFVGRLDDIGTDGIGLIRDLRTILHTYGMHAEIIAASIRHIGHVEQAALAGAHIATIPGALLPSLWKHPLTDAGIAKFLSDWDSRKPNS, encoded by the coding sequence ATGAAGTTTTTCCTTGATACGGCTAATGTCGAGGAAATCAGAAGAATTGCAAGGCTTGGCCTCGTTGACGGGGTAACGACGAATCCGTCCCTGATAGCGAAGGAAGGCCGTGATTTCAAAGAAGTTATCCAGGAAATTGCAGGTTTTATTCACGGTCCAATCAGTGCGGAGGTTATAGGAACTACTTCGGAAGAGATGCTGATGGAGGCTTTTGATATCGCGGATTGGGCGCCAAATATCGTCATTAAGCTGCCCATGACCGAGGATGGTCTGTATGCAACTCGCGCCTTGTCGGAAAAAGGCATTAAGACCAATGTGACGCTGATTTTTACGGCCGCACAGGGTCTCATAGCTGCCAAAGCAGGCGCAACCTACATCAGTCCCTTTGTCGGCCGCCTGGATGACATTGGTACGGACGGCATAGGACTAATTAGGGATCTCCGGACGATCCTTCATACCTATGGGATGCATGCGGAGATTATCGCGGCAAGCATCCGCCATATCGGGCATGTCGAGCAGGCTGCGCTGGCCGGAGCGCATATTGCAACGATTCCCGGAGCGCTGCTGCCGTCCCTTTGGAAGCATCCGCTTACGGATGCCGGCATTGCGAAATTCCTTAGCGATTGGGACAGCAGAAAGCCAAATTCGTAG
- a CDS encoding YveK family protein — translation MELKQYAQILLKKWWLIAAIVIVAVVATGVKSYLFTTPIYQAKATLIVNQSPQQAGVEALNLGLLQSNVMLINSYKKIVESAYIMEKVVEQNPSLGITADQLSQKVKVESADESQVMDIMYTGASYKEAAQIVNTVSAIFKDQIPHIMKVDNVTILDKADEKDIPSPINNSPILNMLISLIVSCMLAVGIIFLLDYLDDTIKNEAEMLQTLDLPVLALINKINKQDMGLKNKPNVKMKKELNEATYATLNQ, via the coding sequence GTGGAACTTAAGCAGTATGCTCAGATCCTATTAAAAAAATGGTGGCTGATTGCCGCCATCGTTATTGTTGCTGTCGTTGCAACCGGCGTTAAAAGCTACTTATTTACAACCCCGATTTATCAAGCCAAGGCTACCCTGATCGTCAATCAATCTCCCCAGCAAGCCGGCGTGGAAGCACTGAATCTTGGTCTGCTGCAGTCCAATGTCATGCTCATCAATTCCTATAAAAAAATTGTTGAATCGGCCTACATCATGGAAAAGGTTGTCGAGCAGAATCCAAGCCTGGGCATTACCGCGGATCAATTATCGCAAAAGGTGAAGGTAGAATCCGCTGACGAATCACAGGTGATGGACATCATGTATACCGGCGCCTCATACAAAGAAGCCGCCCAAATCGTAAATACGGTATCCGCAATCTTCAAGGATCAAATTCCTCATATCATGAAGGTTGATAATGTAACCATTCTCGACAAAGCGGACGAGAAGGATATTCCTAGCCCGATCAATAACAGCCCAATCTTGAATATGCTGATCAGCCTTATCGTCTCTTGTATGCTGGCAGTCGGCATCATCTTCCTGCTCGATTATCTTGATGACACGATCAAGAACGAAGCGGAAATGCTGCAAACCTTGGATTTGCCGGTTCTTGCACTGATCAATAAGATCAATAAGCAGGACATGGGACTAAAGAACAAGCCGAACGTCAAGATGAAAAAAGAGCTCAATGAAGCTACTTATGCGACTCTTAACCAATAA